One region of Verrucomicrobiales bacterium genomic DNA includes:
- a CDS encoding lipid-A-disaccharide synthase N-terminal domain-containing protein: protein MFDWLTFAVYFQGKLLGIEWHPWKLIGWLGNICFFSRFLVQWYATERRQQITIPSAFWWLSLVGSLFLLSYALVYQQDSVFIFANAFNWIPYLRNLVIHHRQKRASKVCGGCQTKSPGHARYCLECGSIFPTCDSPKGIASPNADEA, encoded by the coding sequence ATGTTCGACTGGCTTACATTCGCAGTCTATTTTCAGGGCAAACTTCTCGGGATTGAATGGCATCCATGGAAGCTGATTGGCTGGCTGGGCAATATCTGCTTCTTCTCTAGATTTTTGGTGCAGTGGTATGCCACGGAGCGTCGCCAGCAAATTACCATCCCTTCTGCGTTTTGGTGGCTTAGCCTGGTGGGCTCCTTGTTTCTTCTATCCTATGCCCTCGTCTATCAACAGGATTCAGTGTTTATCTTTGCCAACGCGTTTAACTGGATCCCGTACCTGCGCAACCTGGTCATTCACCATCGCCAAAAGCGTGCCTCTAAAGTCTGCGGCGGTTGCCAAACAAAAAGCCCGGGACACGCACGATATTGCCTTGAGTGCGGGTCCATCTTTCCGACCTGCGATTCACCCAAGGGTATCGCCTCTCCGAACGCCGATGAGGCTTA